The Nitrospirota bacterium region CCCTATCTTTCCGCCAAGCCCTTTTGATGCCTTTGCAGTCTCAACAACCCATGTGGTCTTTCCAGAGCCAGAAACAGCAATCAGGGCATCGCCCTTTCTCATGGCAGGAGTTATGGTCTCGCCAACAATAAAGACCTTTTTCTTCAGGTGCACGAGCCTCATGCCAAAAGCCCGTGCAACAAGGCCAGAACGGCCTGCGCCGATTATGTATATCCTTGGCGATTTGAGAATAAAATCGATAAACGCCTCAAAATCCTTATCAGAAATTTTGTCTGTGACTTCTTTGATCTTTCCTAAAATAAAAGGATAGTAGTTCATCTCGTAGCGAGTCTTCGCGTAGAGTCGCTTCGACCTTTCCTCCT contains the following coding sequences:
- a CDS encoding SIS domain-containing protein: MNYYPFILGKIKEVTDKISDKDFEAFIDFILKSPRIYIIGAGRSGLVARAFGMRLVHLKKKVFIVGETITPAMRKGDALIAVSGSGKTTWVVETAKASKGLGGKIGAITWDPESPLAKLADVSVVIKSEALPREVAGYTTRELMGIPLPPLGSLFEISTLIFFEACVLELMSKLGIAEEEMRKIHANL